One region of candidate division TA06 bacterium genomic DNA includes:
- a CDS encoding isoleucine--tRNA ligase codes for MYQDVSQNLDFPELEKRVLKFWEDNKTFEKLAARNRGSAKRFRFMDGPITANNPMGVHHVWGRTYKDLYHRYKAMQGYDARYQNGFDCQGLWIEVEVEKELGFKSKRDIEAYGIERFVNRCKDRVDKYSKVQTEQSIRLGQWMDWDNSYFTMAPDNNYAIWHFLKKCHERGWIYQGTDVMPWCARCGIALSNQEIATEGYQEMTHKSVYIQLPIVGRDKEYLLVWTTTPWTLTSNTAVAVHPDFTYLKVRQEGNVYYMAKGRKEVLKKDYETISELPGRELVGLKYQGPFDHLEAQKGIEHRTVAWKEVTEEDGTGMVHIAPGCGKEDFALSKVENLKVVAPLDEAGIYLPGFDWLSGKNVNDVAEAIVEDLKKRGALYYAHKFTHRYPECWRCHSELVFRLVDEWFISMGPVYDKPYDQVTAEEKKNSLRYRIMDSVKQARWIPDFGLDRELDWLKNMDDWCISRKRYWGLALPIFKCVCGNLEVIGSYQELKKCTVAGWDKFEGHTPHRPWLDDIRISCNKCGREVARIPDVGNVWLDAGIVMFSTIMPLDKCYTPDKENSGKYRYDPTQVYPENREYWKEWFPAEFITECFPGQFRNWFYAILTMSTVLEGKSPFQCLLGHALVKDEKGEDMHKSAGNSIPFDEAAGKIGADLMRWMFCCQNPVINLNFGYHTATEFKRKLLTLHNVYSFYITYAKLDGFVPQGKSLDKCELTLLDNWILSELNLLVKGVREKLDDYDVASACKKLESFTEDLSTWYVRRSRRRFWKSESDSDKEAAYFTLYTCLETLLRVMAPIMPFWAEEMYQNLVRSADPKAPESVHLTEYPSVDKKLTDQKLSDEMALVRKVVSLGHAARKEAKLKVRQPLEIMYVGKINRVQFVGIAKYEEIIKDEINVKKIDYALDIDFYLNWKVKPDFTKLGPKYGKDAIAIAKKLSALSSDDIKKFQPYGEVPIDFNGTIFQVNYNDFTREKEAQEDYAMQEESDYAVVLKKQLSPELLSEGCARELVHGIQNLRKESGFEVSDRITVIYRTDPELSAAIEKFKTYIMNETLALNLTTGSPETAGQQIQINGHPINLVIEQIKP; via the coding sequence ATGTACCAAGACGTTTCCCAAAATCTTGACTTTCCCGAACTGGAAAAAAGAGTATTAAAATTCTGGGAAGACAACAAGACCTTTGAAAAGCTGGCAGCCCGTAACCGCGGCTCGGCAAAACGTTTCCGCTTCATGGACGGGCCCATCACCGCCAACAACCCCATGGGGGTGCACCACGTCTGGGGCCGCACCTACAAGGACCTGTATCACCGCTACAAGGCGATGCAGGGTTACGACGCCCGCTACCAGAACGGCTTTGACTGCCAGGGCCTGTGGATCGAGGTGGAGGTTGAGAAGGAACTGGGCTTCAAGTCCAAGCGCGACATCGAGGCCTACGGCATCGAACGTTTCGTCAACCGGTGCAAGGATCGGGTGGACAAGTATTCCAAGGTCCAGACCGAACAGTCCATCCGCCTGGGGCAATGGATGGACTGGGATAATTCCTATTTCACCATGGCTCCGGACAACAACTACGCCATCTGGCACTTCCTGAAGAAATGCCACGAGCGGGGCTGGATCTACCAGGGCACCGACGTGATGCCCTGGTGCGCCCGCTGCGGCATCGCGCTTTCGAATCAGGAGATCGCCACCGAGGGTTATCAGGAGATGACCCACAAGAGCGTCTATATCCAGCTGCCCATCGTTGGACGGGACAAGGAATATCTTCTGGTCTGGACAACCACGCCATGGACATTGACCTCCAACACCGCGGTGGCGGTGCATCCCGACTTCACCTATCTCAAAGTGCGTCAGGAAGGCAACGTTTATTACATGGCCAAAGGGCGCAAGGAGGTCCTTAAAAAGGACTATGAGACCATCTCGGAGCTGCCGGGCCGGGAGCTGGTGGGGCTGAAGTACCAGGGCCCGTTCGATCACCTGGAGGCCCAGAAGGGAATTGAGCACCGGACCGTAGCCTGGAAGGAAGTAACCGAGGAGGACGGCACCGGTATGGTACACATCGCCCCGGGCTGCGGCAAAGAGGACTTTGCCCTGTCCAAGGTTGAAAACCTGAAAGTGGTGGCACCCCTGGATGAGGCCGGGATATACCTGCCGGGATTCGACTGGCTGAGCGGAAAAAATGTCAACGACGTGGCCGAGGCCATCGTCGAAGACCTGAAGAAACGGGGCGCGCTGTACTACGCCCACAAGTTCACCCACCGCTATCCCGAATGCTGGCGCTGCCATTCGGAGCTGGTGTTCCGCTTAGTGGACGAATGGTTCATCAGCATGGGGCCGGTCTACGACAAACCCTACGATCAGGTGACCGCGGAGGAAAAGAAGAACAGCCTGCGCTACCGGATCATGGATTCGGTCAAGCAGGCCCGCTGGATCCCGGACTTCGGCCTGGACCGGGAGCTGGACTGGCTAAAGAACATGGATGACTGGTGCATTTCCCGCAAGCGTTACTGGGGGCTGGCCCTGCCTATCTTCAAGTGCGTCTGCGGCAACCTTGAAGTGATAGGAAGCTATCAGGAGTTGAAGAAATGCACCGTAGCTGGCTGGGATAAATTCGAAGGGCACACACCGCATCGGCCATGGCTGGATGACATCCGTATATCGTGCAATAAATGCGGCCGAGAGGTGGCTCGGATCCCCGATGTCGGAAATGTTTGGTTGGATGCAGGGATCGTGATGTTCTCCACAATAATGCCTCTGGATAAGTGCTACACCCCGGACAAGGAGAACTCCGGGAAGTATCGATACGATCCTACGCAAGTCTATCCCGAAAATCGGGAATACTGGAAGGAATGGTTCCCGGCCGAGTTCATCACCGAGTGTTTTCCGGGCCAGTTCCGCAACTGGTTCTACGCCATCCTGACCATGAGCACCGTGCTGGAGGGAAAGTCGCCGTTCCAATGCCTGCTGGGCCACGCCCTGGTCAAGGACGAGAAAGGCGAGGACATGCACAAGTCGGCCGGCAACTCCATCCCCTTCGACGAGGCGGCCGGGAAGATCGGGGCCGATCTGATGCGTTGGATGTTCTGCTGCCAAAACCCGGTGATCAACCTCAATTTCGGTTACCACACGGCCACCGAGTTCAAGCGCAAACTTCTGACCCTGCATAACGTTTACTCTTTCTATATCACCTATGCCAAGCTGGACGGATTTGTTCCCCAGGGAAAAAGCCTGGACAAGTGCGAACTGACGCTGCTGGACAACTGGATATTGTCAGAACTGAACCTGCTGGTAAAGGGAGTCCGGGAGAAGCTGGACGACTACGATGTGGCCTCGGCCTGCAAAAAACTGGAGTCTTTCACCGAGGACCTTTCCACCTGGTATGTGCGGCGGTCCCGGCGGCGTTTCTGGAAATCGGAATCCGACTCCGACAAGGAGGCCGCTTATTTTACGTTATATACTTGCTTAGAGACACTGCTGCGTGTCATGGCCCCTATCATGCCGTTCTGGGCCGAGGAGATGTACCAGAACCTGGTGAGGTCGGCCGATCCCAAAGCCCCGGAGAGCGTGCACTTGACCGAGTATCCCTCGGTTGATAAAAAACTGACAGACCAAAAATTGTCCGACGAAATGGCCCTGGTACGCAAGGTGGTCTCGCTGGGCCACGCCGCCCGCAAAGAAGCCAAGCTCAAGGTCCGCCAGCCGCTGGAAATTATGTATGTCGGAAAGATCAATCGTGTTCAATTCGTTGGTATAGCTAAGTACGAAGAAATAATTAAAGATGAAATAAATGTAAAGAAAATAGATTATGCATTAGACATTGATTTCTATCTGAACTGGAAGGTAAAACCTGATTTTACGAAGCTGGGTCCTAAATACGGAAAAGATGCAATTGCAATTGCAAAAAAACTTAGCGCTTTGTCCAGTGATGATATTAAAAAATTCCAACCATACGGTGAAGTGCCAATTGATTTTAATGGCACTATTTTCCAGGTTAATTATAACGATTTCACTAGAGAAAAGGAAGCGCAAGAGGATTACGCGATGCAAGAAGAAAGCGATTATGCGGTAGTGCTAAAAAAACAGCTTTCACCCGAACTTCTATCCGAAGGCTGCGCCCGGGAGCTGGTGCATGGGATCCAGAACCTCCGCAAGGAATCGGGCTTTGAAGTGTCCGACCGGATCACGGTCATATACCGGACGGATCCCGAACTGTCGGCGGCCATCGAAAAATTCAAAACCTATATCATGAACGAGACCCTGGCCCTGAACCTAACAACGGGATCGCCGGAAACAGCCGGGCAGCAAATTCAGATCAACGGCCATCCCATCAACTTAGTAATAGAACAGATAAAACCCTAA
- a CDS encoding TraR/DksA C4-type zinc finger protein, which produces MNKKELQKYEAILLDERKRFITELAQIKSEGLMASQKESAGDLSSASYHPADQGSDTMEKEKSVFLASSKGNELYEIDQALMRAKDGKFGICDSCGKEVDPARLEAMPYARYCIKCSRQAEQLAKNGNKEQ; this is translated from the coding sequence ATGAACAAAAAAGAGCTGCAAAAATACGAGGCCATCCTGCTGGACGAAAGAAAGCGCTTCATCACCGAGCTGGCCCAGATCAAAAGCGAGGGGCTGATGGCCAGCCAGAAGGAATCGGCCGGAGACCTTTCCTCGGCCTCCTATCATCCGGCCGATCAGGGTTCCGACACCATGGAAAAGGAAAAGAGCGTGTTCCTGGCCTCCAGCAAGGGCAACGAGCTTTACGAAATTGACCAGGCCCTAATGCGGGCCAAGGACGGCAAGTTCGGGATTTGCGACAGCTGCGGCAAAGAAGTGGATCCGGCCCGGCTGGAGGCCATGCCTTACGCCCGGTACTGCATCAAATGCAGCCGCCAGGCCGAACAACTGGCCAAGAACGGCAACAAAGAGCAATAA
- a CDS encoding signal peptidase II — MTKIRLRNRIVVITATLAVFVLDRWTKLLVESRLALGESYEVLGKVLQFTHITNSNGVMGISFGPFSRYLMLPLSLLAITAIVYFYLRSQSRSLLSALATGFILGGAAGNMLDRFRTGVVTDFIDCDMPDIIIHPFKAGILKFPGFYLDRWYTFNIADSAVLIGVTLLIFFTIKEEYRANHDPGTKK, encoded by the coding sequence GTGACGAAGATACGACTGCGCAACCGCATCGTTGTGATTACGGCGACCCTGGCGGTATTTGTGCTGGACCGATGGACCAAGCTTTTGGTGGAGTCCCGCCTGGCCCTGGGAGAAAGCTATGAAGTGCTGGGGAAGGTTTTGCAATTTACCCATATCACCAACAGCAACGGAGTGATGGGCATTTCCTTCGGTCCCTTCAGCCGCTACCTGATGCTGCCCCTTTCGCTTTTGGCCATAACCGCAATAGTTTATTTTTACCTCCGCAGCCAAAGCCGGAGCCTGCTCTCAGCCCTGGCCACCGGATTCATTCTGGGCGGGGCGGCCGGCAACATGCTGGACCGGTTCCGCACCGGGGTGGTGACGGACTTCATAGACTGCGACATGCCGGACATCATCATTCACCCGTTCAAGGCGGGGATCCTGAAATTTCCGGGATTTTATCTGGACCGTTGGTATACCTTCAACATAGCCGACAGCGCAGTGCTGATAGGGGTGACCCTGCTTATTTTTTTTACCATAAAAGAAGAATACCGGGCCAACCACGACCCAGGAACAAAGAAATAA